The region CGGAGTCGAGTCGACCTTTGTTTCCGGTTCGGCGGGCTGAACCTGTTCGCGTGGAATTTCCCGAACCCTTAGAGGCGCTTGCCTTTCAAAAGGTTCTTCCCTGTTGCACGCAAAAAGCATCCCGGCGACAGCCAGGAGCAACCCTTCAAATAATCTTCTCTTAACAATATTCACAGAAAAAAATATATGCAATTTTAGGGCGAAAATCACGCTTCAAGAAGAAAAAAGTTTGTAAAACGAAAGTTTTTTTTAAGTTTATTCGGAATATCCGGCCCCTTATTTGGAATATTCCTTCGCAATATGGCGATTTTAGAGCAAAATCGCTACATATAGGCCGGCAAGGAGCCGATTTTCTGAAAACGGCCCGATTCGGCATCCAGAGCGAAATAGGCAGTCGCATCTCCCAGAGCGAGCATCACGTACTTCGGCGAAAGTACCTGGAGGTACTTGTTGAGCTGCACCTGCAATGCGGGCCAGGTGTATTCTCCGGGAGCCTTGCATTCCACCAGGAGCCACGGCCTGTTGATTGCCGCCCCCTCGCGGAAATTGTGCACCAGAATGTCTACGCGGTCGTCCGTCTTCGGATCAACCGTCGCAAGCGCGAATTCCACAGCGATCAAGTGCGCCGGCACCTTAATCTCGTTCAGCAAGAACTGGATGGTCGCCTGGCGTACGCGCTCTTCGGGAGTGTCGGGGACATCCTTCTTGCGGATCGGGTCGTATATCATTTCGTGCGTCATGATGTTTAAGATAGAAAAATATCCCGCGCATCTTGTAAAAAAAAGAAGTGACGCCCCTTGACATTTTTAGACAGCAGAAAGTATATTTAACGGCATGAACAAAATCTTTGGACAGACCATCGCAGCATTTGCGATCGCAGCAAGCCCGGCAGCAGCCCGAGCTATTATGGGGCTGTCCAGAGAAACCAAAATCTGTAAAGCATAATGCGAAAAAACAGATTGAAAGTTTCAAGGGCAGCCCCGCAAGCGGCTGTTTTTTTTATTTACCCCAATTTTAACCATTAAACACAAGGATTAACGGAAATTCTAGAGCAATTATATGCTATAATTACACCGCAAAAAGAATTTTCGATACCTATACAGGAGCTTAAAATGCGCAGAAGACTATTGAGCGAAGGTGCCAAGGAACTCTCTTACGAAATCCGCGAGATCGTGAAGAAGGCAAACCAGCTCAAGGCACTCGGCCTCCCCATCCACTGGGAAAACATCGGCGACCCGATCGAAAAGAAGTGCCAGATTCCCGACTGGATCAAGGATATCGTCGTGGACCTCGCCAAGACGAACCGCAGCTACGGTTACTGCCCCTCCAAGGGCATGCTCGAGACCCGCGAATTTCTCGTGAAAGAGAACAACAAGCTCGGCGGCGCCCAGATCAACGTCGACGACATCCTGTTCTTCAACGGCCTCGGCGACGCCATCGCCACCATCTACGGCCTGCTCTCGATGAACACCCGCATTATCGGACCGGCCCCGGCCTACTCCACCCACAGTTCCGCCGAAGCGGCCCACGCCCACACGGCCCCGATTACTTACAGGCTCCAGCCCGAAAACCACTGGTACCCGGACCTCGAAGAACTCGAGAACAAGGTGAAGTACAACCCGAGCATCGCGGGCATCCTCATTCTGAACCCGGACAACCCGACCGGCATGGTCTACCCGCTCGAAATCCTCCAGAAAATCGTGGATATCGCTAAGCGCTACAACCTGTTCATCATCTGCGACGAAATCTACAACAAGATTACATACAATGGCGCTCACGCCTACGCGCTTGCCGAATACATCGGCGACGTTCCGGGCATCGCCCTCAAGGGTATTTCCAAGGAATACCCGTGGCCGGGCGCTCGTTGCGGCTGGGCCGAGTACTACAACCGCGACAAGGACGAACAGTTCGACGCCTTCTGCCGTGCCATCGACAACGCCAAGATGGTGGAAGTCTGCTCGACCACGCTCCCGCAGATGACGATTCCGCGCGTTTTGGGCGACAAGCGCTTTGCCGAACACCGCGCCGCGCTGAACGAAAAGATCGGCCGCCGCAGTGCCATCATCAACGAAATCCTTTCCGACATCCCGGAACTCTACTTCAACCCGACCTACGGTGCGTTCTACAACACCATCATCTTCCGCGAAGGCACGCTCAACAGCCACCAGAGTCTGAAGATTGACAACCCAATCATCAAGAAGAAGGTCGAGGAATGGTGCAGCAAGACCACGAACCTGGACTACCGCTTCGTGTACTACCTGCTGGGCGCGAAGGGCATCTGCGTGGTGCCGAGTACCAGCTTCTGCACCGACCTCAAGGGCTTCCGCGTGACGCTTTTGGAAGAGGACGAAGACGAACTGCGCAGCGTGTTCACCACGATCCACGACGCCATCGTGGAATACCTGCACAGCTAGCCCCAAGAAAGAGACCCAAATGGATGCGGCCCTTGAAAAACGCCTCAAGCGGCAGGTTATCGGGAAACCGCACCGTTTTTTGGCGGTTGTTCCGCTCGGCTTCGAACAAACTCTTGTCGAAGAGTTAAAAAGCGTAGGCATTGAAACCATCGCAGACGCCGCAGATGCGGCCGGTCAGTTCCGCATTGTCGGGGACGGCAAGGTGGAATTCACGGCGAAAATCGTCGAAGCCTGGAAAGCTGTCGCCTATAGCCGCATCGCGAACCGCGTGCTGATGCACATCGCCGACTTCAAGGCCGAAAACTTCCGCGATCTCGAGAAGAAGGCCGCCGAAATCCCGTGGGAACTGTACCTGCGCAAAACCGCAGTGCCATTGTCCCTGCGTCACACCGAAGCGCGAAGCGCAAGTGTGTCC is a window of Fibrobacter sp. DNA encoding:
- a CDS encoding pyridoxal phosphate-dependent aminotransferase → MRRRLLSEGAKELSYEIREIVKKANQLKALGLPIHWENIGDPIEKKCQIPDWIKDIVVDLAKTNRSYGYCPSKGMLETREFLVKENNKLGGAQINVDDILFFNGLGDAIATIYGLLSMNTRIIGPAPAYSTHSSAEAAHAHTAPITYRLQPENHWYPDLEELENKVKYNPSIAGILILNPDNPTGMVYPLEILQKIVDIAKRYNLFIICDEIYNKITYNGAHAYALAEYIGDVPGIALKGISKEYPWPGARCGWAEYYNRDKDEQFDAFCRAIDNAKMVEVCSTTLPQMTIPRVLGDKRFAEHRAALNEKIGRRSAIINEILSDIPELYFNPTYGAFYNTIIFREGTLNSHQSLKIDNPIIKKKVEEWCSKTTNLDYRFVYYLLGAKGICVVPSTSFCTDLKGFRVTLLEEDEDELRSVFTTIHDAIVEYLHS
- a CDS encoding type I restriction enzyme HsdR N-terminal domain-containing protein; the protein is MTHEMIYDPIRKKDVPDTPEERVRQATIQFLLNEIKVPAHLIAVEFALATVDPKTDDRVDILVHNFREGAAINRPWLLVECKAPGEYTWPALQVQLNKYLQVLSPKYVMLALGDATAYFALDAESGRFQKIGSLPAYM